The following are from one region of the Roseobacter fucihabitans genome:
- a CDS encoding WGR domain-containing protein: protein MHLTRTNEGANLYRYYRIQIVRGLFGDWGLIREWGRIGSSGRVRTDWFDSEADAKDARFELHMQKAKRGYE from the coding sequence ATGCATCTGACGCGAACAAATGAGGGCGCAAACCTGTACCGATACTACCGGATTCAGATTGTGCGCGGCCTCTTTGGCGACTGGGGTTTGATCCGTGAATGGGGACGTATTGGCTCTTCAGGGCGGGTGCGGACAGACTGGTTCGACAGCGAGGCCGACGCGAAAGATGCGCGGTTCGAGCTGCACATGCAGAAGGCCAAGCGGGGCTATGAGTAG
- a CDS encoding site-specific integrase has protein sequence MSLHDSHGNRLYLNAEERAAFLDVARKQPARDRTLCETLHFTGCRPSELIEITPARIDLSGGTVALRSLKKRKDASGAQKIVYRTVPVPPDYLDTLNTAHGIREAQKSRKLAAAPIWPLSRVRIWQIVKRLMIEAGITDAPHRSPKGLRHGFGINATVNSIPLHMLQKWMGHAQLSTTAIYADAVGKEEQDIASRMWG, from the coding sequence ATGAGCCTCCATGACAGTCACGGCAACCGCCTCTATCTGAACGCAGAAGAGCGCGCAGCCTTCCTCGATGTGGCGCGTAAACAGCCCGCGCGGGATCGCACGTTATGTGAAACGCTGCACTTCACCGGCTGTCGGCCCTCTGAGCTGATCGAGATCACGCCAGCCCGGATTGATCTGTCAGGCGGCACGGTTGCCCTGCGGTCTCTCAAGAAGCGCAAGGACGCCTCTGGGGCGCAAAAGATCGTCTATCGCACCGTGCCTGTGCCGCCCGATTACCTGGATACGCTTAACACGGCGCACGGTATTCGCGAGGCGCAGAAGTCGCGCAAGCTGGCTGCCGCGCCGATCTGGCCGCTCAGCCGCGTGCGGATTTGGCAGATCGTCAAGCGCCTCATGATCGAGGCTGGGATCACAGATGCGCCGCATCGCAGCCCCAAAGGATTGCGCCACGGGTTCGGGATCAACGCCACGGTGAACAGCATTCCACTGCACATGCTGCAAAAGTGGATGGGCCACGCCCAGCTCAGCACGACCGCGATCTATGCCGATGCTGTGGGCAAAGAAGAACAGGACATCGCATCGAGAATGTGGGGGTAG